A genomic region of Thunnus maccoyii chromosome 13, fThuMac1.1, whole genome shotgun sequence contains the following coding sequences:
- the slc35f2 gene encoding solute carrier family 35 member F2 isoform X1: MERHEEERLCGKCRVDCGLHSYNLRDIFTWRLLKTIAMGQILSLLICGTAVSCQYLADAGVETPMLQSFLNYVLLLLFYTTILSTRKGDRNILHILKTKWWKYLVMGLADVEANYAVVKAYQFTTLTSIQLLDCFVIPVLMLLSWFLLKTRYRMIHFVAVMVCLLGVGAMVGADILAGRDQGSTSDVVLGDGLVLLSAVLYAVSNVCQEYTVKNLSRVEFLGMMGLFGTLISGIQLTVLEIGAVQAIKWDFRISMLFAVYALCMYALYSFMPVVVKMTSATAVNLSLLTADLFSLFCGIFLFHYTFSALYIISFVVITAGFVLFNAVPTYSALPESGSSEDDPAEVFADHTAESSSDHLLPAEKDPQRPETLIPAAAAAAAL, encoded by the exons ATGGAGAGGCATGAGGAGGAGAGGCTGTGTGGGAAATGCAGGGTTGACTGCGGATTGCACAGTTACAACTTGAGGGATATCTTCACATG GCGTCTGCTGAAGACCATCGCCATGGGCCAGATCCTGTCTCTGCTGATCTGTGGGACGGCAGTGAGCTGCCAGTACCTGGCCGACGCCGGGGTGGAGACGCCCATGCTGCAGAGCTTCCTCAACTacgtgctgctgctgctcttctaCACGACCATCCTCAGCACCCGCAAAG GTGATAGAAACATcctacacattttaaaaaccaaGTGGTGGAAATACTTGGTGATGGGTCTGGCAGATGTGGAGGCAAACTACGCAGTTGTGAAGGCCTACCAGTTTACCACCCTGACAAGTATACAG CTGCTGGACTGCTTTGTGATCCCAgtgctgatgctgctgtcctGGTTCCTCCTGAAGACTCGCTACAGGATGATCCACTTTGTAGCCGTGATGGTGTGTTTGTTGGGGGTGGGGGCCATGGTGGGAGCCGACATCCTGGCTGGAAGAGACCAGGGATCCA CCAGTGATGTCGTGCTGGGTGATGGGTTGGTCCTGCTCAGCGCTGTCCTCTACGCTGTATCCAACGTGTGCCAAGAGTACACCGTGAAGAACTTGAGCCGAGTCGAATTCTTAGGCATGATGGGCCTCTTTGGGACACTAATCAGTGGCATACAGCT AACTGTGCTGGAAATTGGTGCGGTACAGGCAATAAAGTGGGACTTCCGCATCT CCATGCTGTTTGCGGTCTACGCCCTGTGTATGTACGCGCTGTACAGCTTCATGCCCGTCGTGGTGAAGATGACCAGCGCTACCGCAGTCAACCTCTCTCTGCTCACAGCCGACCTCTTCAGCCTCTTCTGTGGCATCTTCCTCTTCCACTACACA TTTTCAGCTCTGTACATCATCTCGTTTGTCGTCATCACCGCGGGTTTTGTCTTGTTCAACGCCGTTCCCACATACTCTGCTCTACCTGAGTCCGGCTCCAGTGAGGACGACCCCGCTGAAGTGTTTGCCGATCACACGGCTGAGAGCTCTTCAGACCATCTACTGCCAGCGGAAAAAGACCCTCAGAGACCTGAGACGCTcatacctgctgctgctgctgctgctgcactttgA
- the slc35f2 gene encoding solute carrier family 35 member F2 isoform X2, translating to MERHEEERLCGKCRVDCGLHSYNLRDIFTWRLLKTIAMGQILSLLICGTAVSCQYLADAGVETPMLQSFLNYVLLLLFYTTILSTRKGDRNILHILKTKWWKYLVMGLADVEANYAVVKAYQFTTLTSIQLLDCFVIPVLMLLSWFLLKTRYRMIHFVAVMVCLLGVGAMVGADILAGRDQGSTSDVVLGDGLVLLSAVLYAVSNVCQEYTVKNLSRVEFLGMMGLFGTLISGIQLTVLEIGAVQAIKWDFRISMLFAVYALCMYALYSFMPVVVKMTSATAVNLSLLTADLFSLFCGIFLFHYTMCLEQKIKTRYKLECSICNCDRYITAENPK from the exons ATGGAGAGGCATGAGGAGGAGAGGCTGTGTGGGAAATGCAGGGTTGACTGCGGATTGCACAGTTACAACTTGAGGGATATCTTCACATG GCGTCTGCTGAAGACCATCGCCATGGGCCAGATCCTGTCTCTGCTGATCTGTGGGACGGCAGTGAGCTGCCAGTACCTGGCCGACGCCGGGGTGGAGACGCCCATGCTGCAGAGCTTCCTCAACTacgtgctgctgctgctcttctaCACGACCATCCTCAGCACCCGCAAAG GTGATAGAAACATcctacacattttaaaaaccaaGTGGTGGAAATACTTGGTGATGGGTCTGGCAGATGTGGAGGCAAACTACGCAGTTGTGAAGGCCTACCAGTTTACCACCCTGACAAGTATACAG CTGCTGGACTGCTTTGTGATCCCAgtgctgatgctgctgtcctGGTTCCTCCTGAAGACTCGCTACAGGATGATCCACTTTGTAGCCGTGATGGTGTGTTTGTTGGGGGTGGGGGCCATGGTGGGAGCCGACATCCTGGCTGGAAGAGACCAGGGATCCA CCAGTGATGTCGTGCTGGGTGATGGGTTGGTCCTGCTCAGCGCTGTCCTCTACGCTGTATCCAACGTGTGCCAAGAGTACACCGTGAAGAACTTGAGCCGAGTCGAATTCTTAGGCATGATGGGCCTCTTTGGGACACTAATCAGTGGCATACAGCT AACTGTGCTGGAAATTGGTGCGGTACAGGCAATAAAGTGGGACTTCCGCATCT CCATGCTGTTTGCGGTCTACGCCCTGTGTATGTACGCGCTGTACAGCTTCATGCCCGTCGTGGTGAAGATGACCAGCGCTACCGCAGTCAACCTCTCTCTGCTCACAGCCGACCTCTTCAGCCTCTTCTGTGGCATCTTCCTCTTCCACTACACA ATGTGTTTAGAGCAGAAAATTAAAACCAGATACAAGTTAGAGTGCAGCATTTGCAACTGTGACAGGTACATTACTGCAGAAAATCCCAAATAG